In Archangium violaceum, the following are encoded in one genomic region:
- a CDS encoding aminotransferase class I/II-fold pyridoxal phosphate-dependent enzyme — protein MSMRKPQRLEKLAAAVFTTMDEARKRKLATGADVINLSIGSPDLPPAPHITEAMAQAIRDPGNYGYPMRDLPAFREAVAGWYQRRFGVALDPDTEVLGLTGSQEGLAHITQAVTDPGDLVLVPDPGYPIYTAGPVLAGAELYPVPLKAEHGYLPDLEALPEDVKRRAKLLILNYPSNPLAAVVRPGFFEQAVAFARKYGTVILHDAAYSELSFDGYRPPSFLETPGAREVGLEFNSLSKTYNLAGARIAYAVGNARLLGLLAEVKAHLDYGLFRPIQVAAVAALTGPRQCVDDMASTYQRRRDVLVDGLNRLGWAIPKPKATMFCWAPVPRGFESSLSFAMALLEQAAVTVVPGSGFGSMGEGHVRLALVQSEARLAEAVERIGRSGILTQRAA, from the coding sequence ATGTCCATGCGCAAGCCCCAGCGTCTCGAGAAACTCGCCGCCGCCGTCTTCACCACCATGGACGAGGCGCGCAAACGCAAGCTCGCCACTGGCGCCGACGTCATCAACCTGTCCATCGGCAGCCCGGATCTCCCTCCCGCTCCGCACATCACCGAGGCCATGGCCCAGGCCATCCGCGACCCGGGCAACTACGGGTACCCGATGCGCGACCTGCCCGCCTTCCGTGAGGCCGTGGCCGGCTGGTACCAGCGCCGCTTCGGCGTGGCGCTCGATCCGGACACCGAGGTGCTGGGGCTCACCGGCTCGCAGGAGGGCCTGGCGCACATCACCCAGGCGGTCACCGATCCGGGGGACCTGGTGCTGGTGCCCGACCCCGGCTACCCCATCTACACCGCGGGGCCCGTCCTGGCCGGAGCGGAGCTCTACCCCGTGCCCCTGAAGGCCGAGCACGGCTACCTCCCGGACCTGGAGGCCCTTCCCGAGGACGTGAAGCGGCGGGCGAAGCTGCTCATCCTCAACTACCCGAGCAACCCGCTGGCCGCCGTCGTCCGGCCCGGCTTCTTCGAGCAGGCGGTCGCCTTCGCTCGCAAGTACGGCACCGTCATCCTGCATGACGCCGCCTACAGCGAGCTGTCCTTCGACGGCTACCGGCCCCCCAGCTTCCTGGAGACGCCGGGCGCCAGGGAGGTGGGCCTGGAGTTCAACTCCCTGTCCAAGACGTACAACCTCGCGGGAGCCCGCATCGCCTACGCCGTGGGCAACGCGCGGCTCCTCGGGCTGCTGGCGGAGGTGAAGGCCCACCTCGACTACGGGCTCTTCCGGCCCATCCAGGTCGCCGCCGTCGCCGCGCTGACCGGGCCCCGGCAGTGCGTGGACGACATGGCCTCCACCTACCAGCGCCGCCGGGACGTGCTGGTGGATGGGCTCAACCGTCTGGGCTGGGCCATCCCCAAGCCGAAGGCCACCATGTTCTGCTGGGCTCCCGTGCCCCGGGGCTTCGAGTCCAGTCTCTCCTTCGCCATGGCGCTGTTGGAGCAGGCCGCCGTCACCGTGGTGCCCGGCAGTGGCTTCGGCTCCATGGGCGAGGGTCATGTGCGCCTCGCCCTCGTGCAGAGCGAGGCGCGGCTGGCCGAGGCCGTCGAGCGCATCGGCCGCTCGGGCATCTTGACTCAGCGCGCGGCGTAG
- a CDS encoding sulfate adenylyltransferase subunit 1 codes for MTAAEQLKDSNQDVQRFLADHSEKELLRLAVVGSVDDGKSTLIGRLLYECNGLFEDQVAAVKRASAGEEIDFSLFTDGLRAEREQGITIDVAYRYFSTRRRKVIVADTPGHLQYTRNMATGASTADAGVILVDARLGILPQTRRHAYIASLLRIPYLAVAINKMDLMDFDRAVFDRLATEFGEFARTLGFEQVRFFPISARAGDNITLPSARTPWHDGETLLGWLESLPHQRRLDGAAFRFPVQYVLRPDLYYRGFAGQIASGTVRVGDEVVIHPSKRRTHIASIDTFNGGLQEASAPSSVTLRLTDEVDVSRGDLIAHAGQSPLVLQHLDAMLVWFGEKPLDGSRRYLVKHTSKYVPAHVEQVLWRKELEDLSEVPAQSLSLNEIGKVRLVCKRPLVCDPYQDNRKTGAFILVDPLSNDTVAAGMILGPAESEGAGSRESRSLISAEERRKRLGQSGAVLVLAGTPEVQEGALRLERALFDLGRHVATVRGDAEAALSLAEAGLLAILYTPVPQARLGLREQLRDAGIPWLELEPSQELEHQVKQVLAAQETTP; via the coding sequence ATGACCGCCGCGGAGCAGTTGAAGGACAGCAATCAAGACGTTCAACGGTTCCTCGCCGATCACTCCGAGAAGGAGTTGCTGCGCCTGGCGGTGGTGGGCTCGGTGGACGATGGGAAGTCCACGCTGATCGGCCGCCTCCTCTACGAGTGCAACGGCCTCTTCGAGGACCAGGTGGCCGCGGTGAAGCGCGCCAGCGCGGGCGAGGAGATCGACTTCTCGCTCTTCACCGATGGGCTCCGGGCCGAGCGCGAGCAGGGCATCACCATCGACGTGGCCTACCGCTACTTCTCCACGCGCCGGCGCAAGGTGATCGTCGCCGACACGCCGGGACACCTGCAGTACACGCGCAACATGGCCACCGGCGCCTCCACGGCCGACGCGGGGGTCATCCTGGTGGACGCGCGCCTGGGAATCCTCCCGCAGACGCGGCGCCATGCGTACATCGCCTCGCTGCTGCGCATTCCGTACCTCGCGGTGGCCATCAACAAGATGGACCTGATGGACTTCGATCGCGCCGTCTTCGATCGGCTCGCGACGGAGTTCGGTGAGTTCGCCCGCACGCTCGGCTTCGAGCAGGTCCGCTTCTTCCCCATCAGCGCGCGCGCCGGGGACAACATCACCCTGCCGAGCGCCCGTACGCCGTGGCATGACGGCGAGACGCTCCTGGGGTGGCTGGAGTCCCTGCCGCACCAGCGGCGGCTGGACGGCGCGGCCTTCCGCTTCCCCGTGCAGTACGTGCTGCGGCCGGACCTGTACTACCGCGGGTTCGCCGGGCAGATCGCCTCCGGCACGGTGCGCGTGGGCGACGAGGTGGTGATCCATCCCTCCAAGCGGCGCACGCACATCGCGTCCATCGACACCTTCAACGGGGGCCTCCAGGAGGCCAGCGCGCCGTCCTCCGTCACCCTGCGTCTGACCGACGAGGTGGACGTCAGCCGGGGAGACCTCATCGCGCACGCCGGGCAGTCCCCGCTGGTGCTCCAGCACCTGGACGCCATGCTGGTGTGGTTCGGCGAGAAGCCCCTGGACGGCTCGCGCCGGTACCTGGTGAAGCACACCTCGAAGTACGTCCCGGCCCACGTCGAGCAGGTGCTCTGGCGCAAGGAGCTGGAGGACCTGTCCGAGGTCCCCGCCCAGTCCCTGTCGCTCAACGAGATCGGCAAGGTCCGCCTCGTCTGCAAGCGCCCGCTGGTGTGCGACCCCTACCAGGACAACCGGAAGACCGGAGCCTTCATCCTCGTCGACCCGCTCTCCAACGACACGGTCGCCGCGGGGATGATCCTCGGGCCCGCGGAGTCGGAAGGCGCCGGGAGCCGGGAGTCCCGCTCCCTCATCTCCGCCGAGGAGCGGCGCAAGCGCCTCGGGCAATCCGGTGCGGTCCTCGTGCTGGCCGGCACCCCGGAGGTCCAGGAGGGGGCGCTGCGGCTCGAGCGGGCGCTGTTCGACCTGGGCCGGCACGTGGCCACCGTCCGTGGCGACGCGGAGGCCGCCCTCTCGCTGGCCGAGGCCGGGCTGCTCGCCATCCTCTACACCCCGGTTCCGCAGGCGCGGCTGGGACTGCGTGAGCAGCTCCGCGACGCCGGCATCCCCTGGCTCGAGTTGGAGCCCTCCCAGGAGCTGGAGCACCAGGTGAAGCAGGTCCTGGCCGCTCAGGAGACGACGCCGTGA
- a CDS encoding PAS domain-containing protein, which yields MPPPAPKRDEAQRLLALERSSLLDTPPEPDFDDIVRLAAELCGTPIALVSLVDRSRQWFKANVGLSGVSETERGISFCTHAIEREGVFLVEDARADERFAFSPLVQGEPFIRFYAGAAILTEEGHALGTLCVIDRRPRTLSEAQRRGLLGLKRQVELQIHLRTQLRVAQERNAELEQSQERMRSLNSYLQMEMRERQRMERQMQDQQTLISSVLAHIPHSVFWKDRDSVFLGCNHQFARDMGVSSPEEVIGRTDLEMPYLTRELADLFRRGDREVMESGVPHLGYEETIRTPDGRESWVMTSKVPLKNPDGTVRGVLGIYIDLSERRRQENVLQEAKRLVEQHAAHLEAQVQEAQARTRQLMEYSGDAVFLLDDKGRVKEVNPVAERLLGLSREQLVGTFFELLAPENEREALRRALSDLRVRGTVRLSEQGLRSAAAGRVAFDISASLQVAGADRLLLVVGHDLTEKRRLEQQTLQNDRLASMGALAAGIAHEINNPTSYVLSNLSFLQEWRDELEKDLSAPGALPPRLVEMLSEAKDVIAESLDGGRRIRDIVRDMRFFSHTAGEDLAPVDVHACLDFVLRMAHNALKHAAEVRKEYEEGLPPVLASEGRLSQVFLNLVVNAAQAMRPEASRRHVLGVRTSREEEWVRIDISDTGHGIPPEVLPRIFDPFFTTKAVGSGSGLGLSISLSLIQKMDGDLRVRSEPGVGTTFTLLLPTREKDDPDT from the coding sequence ATGCCACCGCCTGCCCCGAAGAGAGATGAAGCGCAACGGCTGCTGGCGCTCGAGCGCTCCAGCCTCCTCGATACACCCCCCGAGCCCGACTTCGATGACATCGTGCGGCTCGCCGCGGAGCTGTGTGGTACCCCCATCGCGCTCGTGAGTCTGGTGGACAGGTCTCGCCAGTGGTTCAAGGCGAACGTCGGGCTGTCGGGGGTGAGCGAGACGGAGCGCGGCATCTCCTTCTGCACCCATGCCATCGAGCGCGAGGGCGTCTTCCTCGTCGAGGACGCGAGGGCCGATGAGCGCTTCGCCTTCAGCCCGCTCGTCCAGGGCGAGCCCTTCATCCGCTTCTATGCCGGTGCTGCCATCCTGACGGAGGAGGGCCATGCGCTCGGTACCCTCTGCGTCATCGACCGGCGCCCGCGGACCTTGAGCGAGGCCCAGCGCCGTGGCCTGCTCGGGCTCAAGCGCCAGGTCGAGCTGCAGATCCACCTGCGCACCCAGCTCCGGGTGGCTCAGGAGCGCAATGCCGAGCTGGAGCAGTCCCAGGAGCGGATGCGCTCGCTCAACTCGTACCTGCAGATGGAGATGCGCGAGCGCCAGCGCATGGAGCGCCAGATGCAGGATCAGCAGACGCTCATCTCCAGCGTCCTCGCCCACATTCCCCACTCGGTGTTCTGGAAGGACCGCGACAGCGTCTTCCTGGGGTGCAATCACCAGTTCGCCCGCGACATGGGCGTGTCCTCACCGGAAGAGGTCATCGGGAGGACGGACCTGGAGATGCCCTACCTGACGCGAGAGCTCGCCGACCTCTTCCGCCGGGGTGACCGGGAGGTGATGGAGTCGGGCGTCCCCCATCTCGGCTACGAGGAGACCATCCGGACCCCGGACGGGCGGGAGTCGTGGGTGATGACGAGCAAGGTGCCGCTGAAGAACCCGGATGGGACGGTGAGGGGGGTGCTCGGCATCTACATCGACTTGAGCGAGCGCCGGCGCCAGGAGAACGTGCTCCAGGAAGCCAAGAGGCTCGTCGAGCAGCACGCCGCCCACCTGGAGGCGCAGGTGCAGGAGGCACAGGCCCGCACCCGCCAGCTCATGGAGTACTCGGGTGACGCGGTCTTCCTGTTGGACGACAAGGGACGGGTGAAGGAGGTCAACCCGGTGGCGGAGCGGCTGCTGGGGCTGTCGCGGGAGCAGCTGGTCGGCACCTTCTTCGAGCTGCTCGCCCCGGAGAACGAGCGCGAGGCCCTGCGCCGGGCGCTGTCGGATCTGCGTGTCCGCGGCACGGTCCGTCTGTCGGAGCAGGGACTGCGCTCGGCCGCCGCGGGGCGCGTGGCCTTCGACATCTCCGCCTCGCTGCAGGTGGCTGGCGCGGACCGGCTCCTGCTCGTCGTCGGGCATGATCTCACCGAGAAGCGGCGGCTCGAGCAGCAGACGCTCCAGAACGATCGGCTCGCCTCGATGGGCGCGCTGGCGGCGGGCATCGCCCACGAGATCAACAACCCGACCTCCTATGTGCTCTCCAACCTCTCCTTCCTGCAGGAGTGGCGGGACGAGCTGGAGAAGGATCTGTCGGCACCGGGAGCGCTTCCGCCGCGGCTGGTGGAGATGCTCTCCGAGGCGAAGGACGTCATCGCCGAGAGTCTGGACGGAGGCCGGCGCATCCGGGACATCGTGCGAGACATGCGCTTCTTCTCGCATACGGCGGGCGAGGACCTGGCGCCCGTGGACGTGCACGCCTGCCTCGACTTCGTGCTGCGCATGGCGCACAACGCGCTGAAGCACGCGGCGGAGGTGCGCAAGGAGTACGAGGAGGGGCTGCCTCCGGTGCTCGCCAGCGAGGGACGGCTCAGCCAGGTCTTCCTCAACCTGGTCGTCAACGCCGCCCAGGCGATGCGGCCCGAGGCGTCGCGGCGGCATGTCCTCGGAGTTCGCACCTCGAGGGAAGAGGAGTGGGTGCGGATCGACATCTCGGACACCGGCCACGGGATTCCTCCCGAGGTGCTGCCGCGCATCTTCGATCCGTTCTTCACCACCAAGGCGGTGGGCTCTGGCTCCGGGCTCGGGCTGTCCATCAGCCTCTCCCTCATCCAGAAGATGGACGGAGACCTGCGGGTGCGCAGCGAGCCGGGCGTTGGCACCACCTTCACCCTGCTCCTGCCCACGCGGGAGAAGGACGACCCCGACACGTGA
- the cysI gene encoding assimilatory sulfite reductase (NADPH) hemoprotein subunit, giving the protein MSSKNPSPPALSEVEHIKARSRLLRGTLVESLADPVTGAIAPADTQLIKFHGSYQQDDRDIREERRLQKLEPAYSFMIRTRLPGGVCTPKQWLALDELARTHANGTLRLTTRQAFQLHGVLKTDLKRTIAGINATLLDTIAACGDVNRNVMCNPNPVDSRAHEVVQQWSIRLSEHLRPKTRAYYEIWLDEEKVAGVEEEEPIYGPTYLPRKFKAAIVVPPLNDVDVFSQDLGFIAILEGGELVGFNVAVGGGMGATHGDNATFPRLADVIGFIRPEQLLEVAENVVKVQRDYGDRTSRKHARLKYTIEDRGIAWFVSELEKRLGYSLQPARPVVFEHNGDRFGWLQGHDGRWNLTLFVESGRVADREELRLLTGLREIARVHKGDFRLTPNQNLIIAGVAPADRPAIEALLETHGITRTQRASPLRKNALACVALPTCALAMAEAERYLPRVVGLLEERLAAHGLEKENLLLRITGCPNGCARPYLAEIALVGKGPGRYNLFLGGDVRGQRLNRLYRENVDEAGILEALEPLFAAYARDRKAGEGFGDFTVRAGHVAPPLGAPAA; this is encoded by the coding sequence ATGAGCAGCAAGAACCCGTCGCCCCCCGCGCTGAGCGAGGTGGAGCACATCAAGGCGCGGAGCCGTCTCCTGCGTGGCACCCTGGTCGAGAGCCTGGCCGACCCGGTCACGGGCGCCATCGCCCCGGCCGACACCCAGCTGATCAAGTTCCACGGCAGCTATCAGCAGGATGACCGCGACATCCGCGAGGAGCGCCGGCTGCAGAAGCTCGAGCCGGCCTACAGCTTCATGATCCGCACCCGCCTGCCGGGCGGCGTGTGCACGCCGAAGCAGTGGCTCGCCCTGGACGAGCTGGCCCGCACCCATGCGAACGGGACGTTGCGGCTGACCACGCGCCAAGCCTTCCAGCTCCATGGCGTGCTCAAGACCGATCTGAAGCGCACCATCGCGGGCATCAACGCCACGCTGCTGGACACCATCGCCGCCTGCGGTGACGTCAACCGCAACGTGATGTGCAACCCCAACCCCGTGGACTCGCGCGCCCACGAGGTGGTGCAACAGTGGTCCATCCGCCTCTCCGAGCACCTGCGTCCGAAGACTCGCGCCTACTACGAGATCTGGCTGGACGAGGAGAAGGTCGCGGGCGTCGAGGAGGAGGAGCCCATCTACGGCCCCACCTACCTGCCCCGGAAGTTCAAGGCGGCCATCGTGGTGCCGCCCCTCAATGACGTGGATGTGTTCTCCCAGGACCTGGGCTTCATCGCCATCCTGGAGGGCGGGGAGCTGGTGGGCTTCAACGTCGCGGTCGGCGGAGGCATGGGCGCCACGCACGGTGACAACGCGACCTTCCCCCGGCTCGCGGACGTGATTGGCTTCATCCGCCCCGAGCAGCTGCTCGAGGTCGCGGAGAACGTGGTGAAGGTGCAGCGCGACTATGGCGACCGCACCAGCCGCAAGCACGCGCGCCTGAAGTACACCATCGAGGATCGCGGCATCGCCTGGTTCGTCTCCGAGCTGGAGAAGCGTCTGGGTTATTCCCTGCAGCCCGCGCGCCCGGTCGTGTTCGAGCACAACGGCGATCGCTTCGGCTGGCTCCAGGGTCATGACGGGCGCTGGAACCTGACGCTGTTCGTCGAGAGTGGCCGAGTGGCGGACCGGGAGGAGCTGCGGCTGCTGACGGGGCTGAGGGAGATCGCCCGGGTGCACAAGGGCGACTTCCGGCTCACGCCCAACCAGAACCTGATCATCGCGGGGGTGGCTCCCGCGGACCGTCCGGCCATCGAGGCCCTGCTGGAGACGCATGGCATCACGCGCACCCAGCGCGCCAGCCCCCTGCGCAAGAACGCGCTCGCCTGCGTGGCCCTGCCGACGTGTGCCCTGGCGATGGCCGAGGCCGAGCGCTACCTGCCGCGCGTGGTGGGCCTGCTGGAGGAGCGCCTCGCGGCCCATGGGCTGGAGAAGGAGAACCTCCTCCTGCGCATCACCGGCTGCCCCAATGGATGCGCCCGGCCGTACCTCGCGGAGATCGCCCTCGTGGGCAAGGGGCCCGGCCGCTACAACCTCTTCCTCGGTGGCGACGTGCGGGGCCAGCGCCTCAACCGCCTGTACCGCGAGAACGTCGACGAGGCGGGCATCCTGGAGGCCCTGGAGCCGCTGTTCGCCGCGTATGCGCGCGACAGGAAGGCCGGGGAGGGATTCGGCGACTTCACCGTTCGCGCGGGCCATGTCGCCCCACCGCTGGGTGCTCCGGCCGCATAG
- a CDS encoding glycoside hydrolase family 16 protein, which translates to MLLAFLLLALSPEARAAQSTVLRLGTPSLSAQPGQSVTLAMRFNAVPLAEDYAVFVHFIDQNGVHRSELNADHLPPVGTSKWSGSVAYNRTVSIPASLPLGTYTIRVGLYQNHSPWNRVPLTMGTGVTVDDQLRYAVGTLTVGQQPSTTQVLQLGNPSLSAQPGQNVTLAMRFNAVPMAADYYVFVHFVDQNGVQHSTLNADHLPPVATSVWSGAIAYNVSKTLPSSLAAGTYTIRVGLYPMASPNDRVPLTPGSGVTADGELRYIVGTLTVTGSSQNSGGPLGQDANAYQLTFSDEFDSGFSTSKWNDHIWYKSSDPVINYKVSNGSLKIWPAAGFVDRTIDTDGKFSQTYGYFEMQAKLPIGRGVWPAFWLYAHPGDDRPEIDIMEAYPGGGPDSGWGDGNLHPTNFGLTLHKANADYTYHEKPYSTTLRNFSPYQNGIDLSAGFHTYAVKWEPSGITFYFDGQQLGPKYWDTAGYYNRPMYVLLDLWFGSASGSPDSSTPTGEGNSYEINYVRVWQFK; encoded by the coding sequence GTGCTGCTCGCGTTCCTGCTCCTGGCGCTGAGCCCGGAGGCGAGAGCCGCCCAGTCGACGGTGCTTCGGCTCGGAACGCCGAGCCTGTCCGCGCAGCCGGGGCAGAGCGTGACGCTGGCGATGCGGTTCAACGCCGTACCGCTGGCTGAGGACTACGCCGTCTTCGTCCACTTCATCGACCAGAACGGCGTGCACCGCTCCGAGCTCAACGCCGACCACCTGCCGCCCGTCGGTACCTCCAAGTGGAGCGGCTCCGTCGCCTACAACCGCACCGTGTCGATTCCGGCGTCGCTCCCGCTGGGCACCTATACAATCCGGGTCGGGCTCTACCAGAACCACTCGCCGTGGAACCGCGTGCCGTTGACGATGGGGACTGGCGTCACCGTCGACGATCAACTCCGCTACGCCGTCGGAACGCTCACCGTCGGCCAGCAGCCGTCCACCACCCAGGTGCTTCAGCTCGGAAATCCGAGCCTGTCCGCGCAGCCGGGGCAGAACGTGACGCTGGCGATGCGGTTCAACGCCGTGCCGATGGCCGCGGACTATTACGTCTTCGTCCACTTCGTCGATCAGAACGGCGTGCAGCACTCCACGCTCAACGCCGACCACCTGCCGCCCGTCGCCACCTCCGTGTGGAGCGGCGCCATTGCCTACAATGTCAGCAAGACCCTTCCCTCGAGCCTCGCCGCGGGGACGTACACGATCCGCGTGGGCCTCTATCCCATGGCCTCGCCGAACGACCGCGTCCCGTTGACGCCGGGCAGTGGCGTCACCGCCGATGGCGAGCTCCGCTACATCGTCGGAACGCTCACCGTCACGGGCTCCTCGCAGAACTCCGGTGGACCACTCGGGCAGGACGCGAACGCGTACCAGCTGACCTTCTCCGACGAGTTCGACAGCGGCTTCAGCACCAGCAAGTGGAACGACCACATCTGGTACAAGAGCTCCGATCCGGTCATCAACTACAAGGTCAGCAACGGTTCGCTGAAGATCTGGCCGGCCGCCGGGTTCGTCGACCGCACCATCGACACCGACGGCAAGTTCTCCCAGACGTACGGCTACTTCGAGATGCAGGCGAAGTTGCCGATCGGCAGGGGAGTCTGGCCCGCGTTCTGGCTCTACGCCCACCCGGGGGACGATCGCCCCGAGATCGACATCATGGAAGCCTACCCGGGCGGTGGTCCCGACAGTGGCTGGGGCGATGGCAACCTGCACCCGACCAACTTCGGCCTCACGCTGCACAAGGCCAACGCGGATTACACGTACCACGAGAAGCCGTACTCGACGACGCTGAGGAACTTCTCGCCCTACCAGAACGGCATCGACCTGTCCGCCGGCTTCCATACGTATGCCGTGAAGTGGGAGCCGTCTGGAATCACCTTCTACTTCGACGGTCAGCAGCTCGGGCCGAAGTACTGGGATACCGCCGGCTACTACAACAGGCCGATGTACGTGCTCCTGGACCTGTGGTTCGGCAGCGCGAGCGGTTCCCCTGACAGCTCCACGCCGACCGGCGAGGGCAACTCGTACGAGATCAACTACGTCCGGGTCTGGCAGTTCAAGTAA
- a CDS encoding assimilatory sulfite reductase (NADPH) flavoprotein subunit — protein MTPPVNAPSIPSLATSLGEEKGALVQRLIEGLDSSSLTWLSGYFAGLAARQVPVTATQPAPAVEASPQGSLTIIYGTQTGNSRLLAERLKQRAEAAGLAVRTFRASEYPQRELKNERLLYVVISTQGDGDPPDDARGFFDFVVGKRAPRLEQLRFAVLALGDSSYPKYCEIGRVLDERFAELGASRLLARGDCDVDFEPVAEPWLGEALERARTELGPRTSLATVTPLRSVPVTPTFSRENPYPSLVLANQRITGRGALKDVRHLELSLEGSGLKYEPGDALGVLPRNPPELVAAVLSELRLEGATEVTREGRVLPLVRWLTEELEITRLSRPFLSSHAARSGSGELQRLLTPEGGEALRELLASHQVIDLLRAWPAKWTAEELVGALRRLTPRLYSIASSQKRVGEEVHLTLAVVDYEAFGTRHVGAASQYLATRAAEQDTVNVFIEANERFRLPKDPSRDVIMIGPGTGVAPFRAFVQERAEAGASGRNWLFFGEQHFRSQFLYQTEWQEALKKGQLHRLDLAFSRDQGQKVYVQQRLREKGQELHSWLEGGAHLYVCGDAKRMAPDVHEALIDVIATHGGKSREDAKAYLESLREQQRYLRDVY, from the coding sequence GTGACTCCTCCCGTGAATGCCCCCTCCATCCCCTCCCTGGCCACGTCGCTGGGCGAGGAGAAGGGCGCGCTGGTGCAGCGCCTCATCGAGGGCCTCGATTCCTCCTCGCTCACGTGGTTGAGCGGGTACTTCGCCGGGCTCGCCGCCCGGCAGGTGCCCGTCACCGCCACCCAGCCCGCGCCGGCCGTGGAGGCCTCGCCCCAGGGCTCGCTCACCATCATCTACGGCACCCAGACGGGCAACAGCCGGCTGCTCGCCGAGCGGCTCAAGCAGCGGGCCGAGGCCGCGGGGCTCGCGGTGCGCACCTTCCGCGCCAGCGAGTACCCTCAGCGCGAGCTGAAGAACGAGCGGCTCCTGTACGTGGTGATCAGCACCCAGGGGGATGGCGATCCCCCCGACGACGCGCGCGGCTTCTTCGACTTCGTCGTGGGCAAGCGCGCCCCCAGGCTCGAGCAGCTCCGGTTCGCGGTGCTGGCGCTGGGCGATTCGAGCTACCCCAAGTATTGCGAGATCGGCCGCGTCCTCGACGAGCGCTTCGCCGAGCTCGGGGCCTCGCGGCTGTTGGCGCGCGGTGACTGCGACGTGGACTTCGAGCCGGTGGCCGAGCCCTGGTTGGGCGAGGCCCTGGAGCGTGCGCGGACGGAGCTCGGGCCGCGGACCTCGCTGGCCACCGTCACCCCGCTGCGCAGCGTGCCGGTGACGCCCACCTTCAGCCGGGAGAATCCCTATCCCTCCCTGGTGCTGGCCAACCAGCGCATCACCGGGCGTGGAGCCCTCAAGGACGTCCGCCACCTGGAGCTGTCGTTGGAGGGCTCGGGCCTGAAGTACGAGCCGGGCGATGCGCTCGGGGTGCTGCCCCGGAATCCGCCGGAGCTCGTCGCGGCGGTGCTCTCCGAGCTGCGGCTGGAGGGCGCCACCGAGGTGACGCGCGAGGGGCGCGTCCTGCCGCTCGTGCGGTGGCTGACGGAGGAGCTGGAGATCACCCGCCTGAGCCGCCCGTTCCTGTCGAGCCACGCGGCTCGCTCCGGCAGCGGGGAGCTGCAGCGCCTGCTCACGCCGGAGGGCGGCGAGGCCCTGCGCGAGCTGCTGGCCAGCCATCAGGTCATCGACCTGCTGCGCGCCTGGCCCGCGAAGTGGACGGCGGAGGAGCTGGTGGGCGCGCTGCGCCGCCTGACGCCCCGGCTCTATTCGATCGCCTCCAGCCAGAAGCGGGTAGGGGAGGAGGTCCACCTCACGCTGGCCGTGGTGGACTACGAGGCCTTCGGGACGCGCCACGTGGGCGCCGCCTCGCAATACCTGGCGACGCGCGCCGCCGAGCAGGACACGGTGAACGTCTTCATCGAGGCCAACGAGCGGTTCCGCCTCCCCAAGGACCCGAGCCGGGACGTCATCATGATCGGCCCCGGTACGGGCGTGGCTCCGTTCCGCGCCTTCGTGCAGGAGCGCGCGGAGGCGGGGGCGAGCGGCCGAAACTGGCTCTTCTTCGGCGAGCAGCACTTCCGCTCCCAGTTCCTCTACCAGACGGAATGGCAGGAGGCCCTGAAGAAGGGGCAGCTGCACCGGTTGGATCTCGCCTTCTCGCGAGACCAGGGCCAGAAGGTCTACGTGCAGCAGCGCCTGCGCGAGAAGGGCCAGGAGCTCCACTCGTGGCTGGAGGGCGGTGCCCACCTCTACGTCTGCGGCGATGCCAAGCGCATGGCCCCGGACGTCCACGAGGCCCTGATCGATGTCATCGCGACCCATGGCGGCAAGAGCCGCGAGGACGCGAAGGCGTACCTCGAGTCCCTGCGCGAGCAGCAGCGTTACCTGCGCGACGTCTACTGA